In Mus musculus strain NOD/MrkTac chromosome 4 genomic contig, GRCm38.p6 alternate locus group NOD/MrkTac MMCHR4_NOD_IDD9_2, the sequence GTGGTTCCCGAGAGCTTCAATTTGGGCTGCCTTAGTCCAGTTGTTAATAACAGGTGTTGAGTCTCGCTGGGCAAAGGGCAGAGGGCAAAGGACGGGGCTTGTTCGAATGTGCTGCTGAAGGCTGCCTTCCCTGTGCTGCTGACATGCTGATCCGTCAGCTCTCTCCCCCGCGGGTGCGTTCGGCCTCAGGAATTTATCTACGTACAGTGATATCCACTGCACGTATCTCTGCCTCGTTCATAAGGATATATTGTCAAATGCCTAGCCAAGACGTAAGCGCACTCCATCTACTACATGCTCCTAATCCATCAGCACGGTGACCTAGCAGAAGAAAAAAACGTAAGCAGGGGAGGATAGAGGGAAATGAGGTTAATGTGGTCTGGCCAGCTGGCTCTCAGTGGTCCCTGACACCTTTCCTAATGGCCCCTCTCCTAGGTAGGGTTACCAATGCTGTGAGGAAACACCGCGTCCAAAGCAACTTAGTGAGGAAGAGAGTTCCTTGACTTATACTTCCTCATTGTTGTTTATCTTTGGGAAACAGGGCAGGACCTGGaggcgggagctgatgcagacagaggctgtggagggctgctctgcagcttactggcttgcttgctccttgtggctttctcagcccagggctggccccgcccacaatgggctgggcccttccgcATCAATCACCAACTTTAAAAGCTTCCCTATGGGCTTGCCTACAGCTCAGGCCtatgggagcattttctcaattgaggctcccttctGGTGAGTCAAACTTATGGAAGTTGTCACAAAACCATCAACCCTGGTCAAACTGTTCCCAAATTCATCACTGGTAATGAGGTGACCTCTACCATATGGCACTTCTCCCTAAGTCCTGGTTAGTGCAATAGCATGTTGCTTTGGAGacgaggtctcactgtgtatctctaGCTGGCCTCACACTCCTGAGATCCACCAACCTGACTCCCAGTGCTGGAAATGAAAATCGTACACTACCATGCCTGGTACTCCCACAAGTCTCTGCACATTTCCAGTAAGAAAAGCAAGtggaaagcaaagaaacaaagccaCTGACATAcgttttctcttattttaattAGCAAATCTACAGGAAACCTTCATTGAATCAGGAGACATAATACAAATTATGGTGGTCTGTATACAAAATGTGGCACCAAATATGGCCTCTGGGGATGGTATATAAAAATAGGCATTTAAAATCTGCACCAGAGCTCGGTGTAGCAGCTGACACAGTTCTGATGAGGGTAGCCACGTGTCAGGCCCACCTTATGAACAGTGAGAGTCATTGGTCCTCCAGGCTCTGGGTGACAACTATCAGCCCCAAGCTAGGGTCACAGGCAGGACACTCAAAAGCACCAGACGTACAAACCCAGCACGCTGGGGAGAACAGGAAAGAACATCCTGTTCCTAGGATTCTGGACCCTGATTCAAGCTCTGGGACTCTGGTAGACAAACCACCCTGACTACAGAGGAACTCTGGGcaatatttaaatatgttttccTAAGGAAGTGACCCAGTGCTAACTCAAGGTGGTTTTCTGCAGGCTAAGAGCCTGCAGCCCCCTTCAGGGCAGCTGATCAGAGTAAAGCACACTGGAGATGGTATGATCATCTCCATGCAAGATGTTATACTCAGAGAGGGTACAGGAGACAGCGAGACACCTCTGGTCCTTTGGGTGTGACCTCACTGAAGCCACATTCTGAACAAGGCATCAGAGCACAGAGAGATGAAGGACCCGTGCTCATAGTTCTTTCTCTGGCAGGGCCTCACATTCCAGCTGAGTGTGGCCAGGACTGCTGTCCACTGGCTCATACATTCAGAAGGTCCCTGCTTTGCCCATCTTGTGGCTCTGTGGAGAGGGGTAAGTGTCCTTGACTCATGTGTTGCTGTTGCCCACAGTCTGGCACTGGAAATAGACGGAGGGACAGAGATCCTGGGTAGGCAAGAGGAATACCAGGGGAGGCAGCTGGGAGGGGACAAAGCCCTTTGGGCTTTAAACGCCCATCCCACTGCCACTTCAGGTCCCAGAATCACTGCCTTCCTAGTGGAGTCTACAGAGGGAAGCAGCTCCCTCAGCCACCATGCCATGTTTTACTGAAAGCAGAGTGCTTTTCTCAGCCGCCCCAGGCTTAACTGTCTTGCTACAGGGTGATCTGACACTTTCCTCCACAGTGGCGAGGATCGAAGGGAGACATAAAGGACAGAAACATCTGAACCACCAACTACACAAAAAGCCAGGAGCACTCCCTGCTAATGAGGGCCCTTCTCTAGCAGGCAGCACATTCAGGGGACAAGCGCTCTGTATAAATGGGGCCTGGCACCAATTAGTACAATTTCCTACGTGCCAAGGTAACGGGTCAGTACCATGCCTAGTTACTATGACTCTTTTGGGACACAGCTCCTTCACAAACTGTCAGGGCATTCTGTCTAGGACAAGGGGGGAGATGGACTTTCCATCCTAAAGTGGCCTGATGACACCCTCTAGTGGAGATTATAAATAACACAGGAACGACACTAGAGTGGCTTCAGGGTTTCCCTGTAACATGGAACACAAATCACGAGCAGGTTATCTTTAGGAAGATAATCCCAACACACAAGTTCAGGAGTTTGCAGCCTATGCTGTGCACCCACCCTGGCCAGTGGCACCCCTTCTcagtctctggcttctgcactGCCTGAGGAGGGGCTGTGCTGTGGTGGGAGTTGCTGGTCTCCTCAGAGTCTGGGCAGGCTGCCTGCTGGTGCCAGGATGATGCCAAAGACATAGAAAAGCCCCAGCAGGAGGTTGAGCTTGGCTGTCCTCTGGGGCAGCTTGTTGAAGGCCTGGCTGCGGAACTGCCTCTCAAGGGAGAAGGCCATGGGGATGGTGAGCAGGGGCAGTGCCAGGCTGATGCTGCAGTGCGTGGCCAGGATGGTAAAGATTAGGTAGGGCACAAAGAGCAGTGTGTTATAGAGGACATAGGAGAAGGTGGGCCCAATGAGGATGGCCAGCGTGACGATGCCAGCCTCTCGGTCAGATTCCATGTCCCTGGTGTTGTTGGAATGGAGAATGGCCTCCGTGCTGAGGGCCAGAGGGATGGCGTAGATTAGAGGGAAGATGGCCAGGGATCCCACCTGGACAGCGTAGGCAAACATCACAGCCAGCGGGCCGAAAGTGATGAGGATGACGAGGTCTCCCAGGGCCACATACTTGAATCCAATTCCTGCGGCCAGAAAAGCCAGAGAGGCGGTGTAAATCAAGGGCTGGTCCAAGAGAATACCGTGTCTGAAGAGAGGCTACGAGGGTGAGCCGTCACTGGAGCACCCCCAAACGACCCAATGCAGActcagatttctgagtccaactGCCAGGTACCCGCCAAGTTTGCCTTTTAGGATTTGTCCCCAAAAAAAGTTTCAGCCACACAGTGCCCAGAGCTCCGGGTACACAGAGATGAGAGGAGCCAAGAACATGCAAAAGGTTCTATGGTCCAGAGCATTGATTTCTTCTGCCCTTCTCCAGCCCTGCAAGGCAAAATGTACAGCTTGCCTCCTCtcctgcccgcccccccccccttccccaccgcccctgggtcttttttctgtgtcttttttctGGTTTGAAAGACCCCAGTGAAACACCATGGCATTTCACAGCCTATAACTTCCATGGAAAGAAGTTGTCACCCACGTAAAGAGGAAAACAGTGGAAGTTACCATGCAGTGTACCCTCCGAGGGTCTCATCAGTCAAAACCAAATCACCCCTAGCGACCCTCTGCGCCAAAGCCTACCTAGTCCCTTCCTTTAGcaccctccctccagccccagtaCTGTACCACATCTCACTGCCTTCCATCCAGGTCCAAATCAGGCTCATCTTACTCTGGAATACTGCCACACCCTCCTGGTGGCTTTTGATCTTGTAAGAACCTCTCACCCTATCCCAGCATCTTTAAAACTCCGGGTTTACCTTTTCTCCCAACACACACTCAAACTGTCAACAACCCTATGTCTTTGGATTCAAAGTCCCAGCATCTGGCTTGTCATAGCTGGCTCCCCAGTACTTGGCCCTGGGGCTGACCTGAACACAGAGCCACAGTAACAAACACTTCTAACTCAAGAGTACTTCCCACTCAGACTGGAACAGGTAAAGCCATGTGCAGTGGTGGGAGCTGGCCAAAGACATGATCTTTCAAACTTTGGTTGCTACAGAAACCTGTGAAGTCTTTGAATCTAAGGATGCTATAATGCTTAGCTTCAGGATATCTGATCACATTTTAACCAGTCTAAAATGACAGGTGACAATGGTCTTCAGGGGATCTAAAAAACACAAGAACCAAGGACTAAGGTATGGCCAACCTCACCTCTCACCTTGGTGAGACACCTTGGTGTCTGCTGGCACCAAATAAGAGCCCCTGGTTTTTTATTTGAATGCAGCATCCCTACAAGGCAGGACTGACATGCCTCCTCAGCTCCCCAGCACTAGGAAGCGCCCTGAACTAGGGAGCACATGGTCCCTGCATCCTCCCAGGCCAGGCTAGCACGATGCTCCTCTATTCTCACACTCATCAACCTATACACCATGACAGGGCTCTGCTTAGGGAAGAATTAACCTCTAGCTGGATGCTCCAGAGATCCAGCTCTCAGCTCAGCAGCCAATAAGTGACATGAGCCTCAGCCATGAGCATGCTTtctgactttcattttcttctctttactgAACACTGGCCAAAGCCCACTGCAGGCTCTCTCAGTCCTTGCCTAGAGCCCCTCACTTTTTACCACAAGGCTGTTGTCCTACCTGTATTTCAAAAGGCATGACCTCCCCCCTTCTGTTCTtcatctccctcctcccagcAGCTAGGTTTACAGCTTGCTTCTCCTGTTGTCTTTATCTCTGACTCTAATGTAAGTGTTACTTGAGCTTCAAAACAcagcacaacacaacacaaccctGTGTCTTGACCTTAAGGAGGTCCTCCACTAAAACCAAGCACAAACCCACTCAAGGAATGAGAAAGGTCTGATAACCTTGACTTTATCTGATGCAATACAATGACTGAGCCTTTGGAAAGAGCACTTTCTCAGTGTGGGAGACATGGCCTAAGACTGTAGGTGCCTCCTGACTCAGAGATGTGACCTGCGTGGGAGTCTCTTTTTAAGCATTCTCACCCTTTGCAACACCATGTTCTGAAAGAGATAGCACAGTGAAAACCGGGTCCGTTTTCCACAGAGCAGCCAGAATGAATCTGTTAAGACCTACATCAAAAAGTTGGCAAGGGCcaagtggtagtgcatgcctgtaatactAGCAtttgaaagacagaggcaggaggatcacgagtttcTGGCCACACACAAAGAGGCTAACTCATGGAGGAAGCTGGCGAATGTGCAGAGCCACCACCAATCTCCCGTGGCTGTGGTAGAAGCGGTGTAGGTACTTCTGAAGGGGCTGGCAGCTCTTTGTAGAATTAAACGTCACCCAGCGGAGGCCACAACAGTTCCATTTCCAGGCATTTACTCAGGAGAAATGAAATCAAATACTCATAAAAAGACTTGAACGTGAATGTTCAGTCACAATAGAAAAAACAGATACAACCCAAAGGTCCCTGAACAGGTGAGCAGAACAAAAGTGTGGCATGCCCCTCAACAGACGCTGTTCAACAATAAAAATCAGCTCCTGACATGCACGACAACACGGTAAGCTTCAAAAACATCACACAGGGCAAAAGAAAGCAGACTCAAGAACTCACACTGAGGCtagaagtggtggtgcacacctttaacccagcattggaaggcagagacaggcagatttctgagttcgaggccagcctggtctacaaagtgagttctgggacagccagggctacacagagaaaccttgtctcggggaaaaaaaaaaaaaaaaaaggaagagaccaGTCAGCATAGTGGTGCAATCTCTTAGTCCAGCAATTGAAGGCAGAGGcaatcagatctctgtgagttcaagaccatcctggtttgaaaagcaagttccaggatagccatggctCCACAGAgcagctctgtctcaaaaacaaaacaaataaacaaacaacaacccctAAACGTTAGTAAGCATACTCATGACTTTGTGCTTGAAGAGCTGGAGGGAAGGAACTATGAGTGGGCTAGGGATGCAGCTCAACAGTGGAGAGCCTGCCTGCCTAGGCATGTGACGggaactgtatacacacacactcacacacatactgcCTAGCAAGTGAGGagacctgtacacacacacacacacacacacacactgcctagCAAGTGAGGagacctgtacacacacacacacacacacacacacacacacacacacacactgcctagCATGTAAgaggacctacacacacacacacacacacacacacacacactgcctagCAAGTGAGGggacctgtacacacacacacacacacacacacacacacacacacacaaataaagaggAGGAAAATAATGGCActgaataaaatgagaaaatccaCAGGTAAAAAGGGTATCTTTGGAGAGATGACCAGGAATTTGACTGCAGACATGATCTAGGAGTGCCTAAGAGCTGGATGTGCAGTTCACAGGTAAGGCACACACTCGCCATGCTGtacctgagggggggggggggagagagagagagagagagagagagagagagagagagagagagagagagagagagagagagagagagagagaactggaaactGTCCAGTCCCCAGCATCTATCCTGCTGAAGAAGTAGAGTTTATAAGCCTAGAGCTTGGGAATTACCCACTTAACAAGTGAGACTGGCTATAATCACCAAAGGAGCcatgggagagaaaggagaccaAAGGCTGAGCTCTGGAGGCTAAGGAGCAGGGAGAAGCTGAGAGATGGAAAGGGATGAGCAGACTGCTCTGGTTGTAAGCTCTGCTGTCCTCCCTCTGAGCCGCATTCTCCCTGTGGACCCCAGACCTTTGCACGTGCTGGTCCTTAAATCAGGCTAATTCTGAACAATGGTGAGTTCTATTTCCTTCAAGTCTTGGTTAAAATGTAAACTCAACAAGGAGAAAGGTCATAGGTCACACAAGGATTCCTTCAGAAGGCTCAAGTGTTGGAGAGTTCGATCCTGGGCTGGTGGAATgtcatatttttaacatttatgtgcatgcatctgtgtgagtggatggacacacacacaggcacctgTGGAGATCACAAGAGGATGAGGGAGGCCCATGGAGCTGGAGATTTACAGAGGCTGTAAGTGGCCTGATgtggtggtgctgggaatcaaacctgagtcctctagaagagcaacaagtactctaactgccaagccatctctccaccatctctccagaccagtggtagaatttttaaattttatttattaaaaaaaaaaaagactggagggGAGGGTggttcaaggcagggtttctttgtgtagtcttggctatcctagaactagctctgtagacaagctggccttgaacttacagagatccacctgccactggaGTGttaggattgaaggcatgtgccaccacacccagatagtggtagaattatttctttcttttcttctttcttctttcctcctcctcctcctctttcctcttcctcctcctcttcttcttcctctgctttctcctgctcctcctcctcctgctcctgctccttcttctttttgttcgttttttgaggcagggtttctctgtatagacctggctgacctggaactcactttgtagaccaggctggcctcgaactcagaaatctgcctgcccctgcctcctgagtactaggattaaaggcatgcgccacagtggtagaatgcttaAGAGTGGAGCCATAGTAGGGGGTCTTCCAGTCAAGTGGGGGTGTGTACTTGAAGAAGCACGGGACTTGGATCAAGCCTATTCCTCTTCCTCTATTGGCTCCCAGACCCAGACTTCCTCAGGTATGGGTCCTGGCCATGTGTACCATGCCACAGGCCAATTAACGTAAACCGGAAGCCTCTATGCTAAGCAAGCTTTCCCTTGCCGATTAACTCAGGTCTGACACAGCTATGGAAAGTGGACAAACCCAGGGGCTCTTCTTTCCCCAGAGCCTTGTACTTCCTCGAACAGCCACCTACAGGGCTCccttaactttctttcttttgaggcagAACCTCACTCTGTAGCTAAGGTTATTCCcaagtgcgtgtgtgtatgtgtgtgtgtgtgtgtgtgtgtgtgtgtgtgtgtgtgtgagacttatGTGAAACTTCCTGCTTCCCTCTACCATGCAGGTATTACAGGTGTGGACCACCATATCCACCCAGCCTctgctggaactcactgtgtagacaaggctagcctcaaactcaagatccgcctgcctctgtctcccaagagctagggttaaaggtgtgcactaccaccgcCCAGCTGCCTCAGACCTTTTTAATTGCCCTAACTTTACACCTCGCTGCTGGACAACTACAGTCTCTTGATTTTCTTCCCACTCCTTCAGTCTCCTTTATGTGGTCTCATCTTCCCTCCTCTTAGGCTGGAGGGCTACAGAGCCCATAACTGGTCCTGTGCTTCTACCAATACTCTCTctaaccatctcaccagccctactttATCTATAGGCCAATGACTTCCAAATATCTGTCTCTATAGCCAGGCCTCCTCCATAACCTGAGCTGCTTTATCTAACTACCCACCTCACATCTCCACTTGGAGCTCTAGCACACATTAAGATGTCCAGAGTCCACCTCCTGACTTCCCTCCAAAGCCCCTGCCCTTTTCCCGTGTGGCATGACGTCAACTGTGCCTTCCAGTGGCTTCGGCCAGACTTTGAGTCAAGCTTAATTCTGTGGTATCTCTACCTAAGATCCAGTCCACTGGCAAACACTGTCTACCTCCAAAGTCCATTCAGAACGTAATTCACCTCTCTGGCCACTACCGTGAAGCAAGCCACCAAACCTCTTGCCTGAACTGCTCATGGGCCTCTGACTTGGGTCTCTGCTTTTCCACCCTGTCCACCGTGCTTATTATCTATTCCCAGTGCATCTATTCCCAGATCATGACTTCATACTGCTGTTCAAAACCTTGCAATGACTCCTGCACTCCAGAGTAAAGAAGCCCATGAGCCCAAAGGGCCTATAGAGTCCGCAAGCCTTCCCACCGATGCCCGGACactacttcctctcttcctttaccCCCTGGATgactctccccccctccccccgtgcACACAATGAATTTCTTTCTATCACACAGGCACTTTGGCCCTTGCTGTTCCTGTCCCCTGGAGTTCTATTTCCGGACATCCACATGACCAGTTCCATCTCTCACTGCCTTCAGTCTAACTCAGGTATAACCTCTTCAGTGAGCCGAATGCCAGCCAAACGACTTAAAGCAGTCATCAGGGCCCCTTCTCTGTCCCGCGCCATGGCACTTACCACCTCTTACACTCACTGTGACCTGCATCGCACTTCAGTTAATGAAGAACCAGACTCACAATGGTTCCAAAAGATAATGGCTTACATTCTTATTACAcattgactttttgttttgttgtgttttgttttttttgagtgCAAGCATGTGTGTAAAAGACTTttgaggacaacttttggaagttggttctctccttctaccttatgAATCCTGGAGAttaagctcaggtcatcaggctctgTGGTATCGGCCATTATCTGTTGAGCTATTTTGCTAGCCCattctatgctttttttttttttttttttttttggtttttttttttgttttttcgagacagggtttctctgtatagccctggctgtcctggaactcactctgtagaccaggctggcctcgaactcagaaatctgcctgtctctgcctcccaagtactgggattaaaggcgtgcgccactactgcccagcttaaaattttattgatatgtgtgtgcacatgtgtgctgatGCCAACTGGGGCTCCAAAGGGATGTTGGATCTCATGAAGCTGAAGTTAAATATGTTTGTCAGgcacccaacatgggtgctgggaacagaacatgGGTCCTCTATAAAAGCAGTTTTATATATAGTGCAGTTGAGTTTCCCACCTTTGGGGAAATCACAGGGGTCAGCATATTGGAGTACAATAGAGAAGTCTTGGCCAGGAAAACCACCTTTGAGATCATGGCATCTCCCTTGCCAGGTAAGTATGaacatttatttacttctgtATTTTATGTACGTGAATGCTGTTTGCACTGTaagcctgcatgccagaagagggaatcagatcccattacagatggctgtgagccaccatgtggttgctgggaattgaactcaggacctgtggaagagcagcctgtgctcttaaccactaagccaactGTAGGGGGGTCTCCAGCCCACAGTAAGAGATCTTAAAGGCTAAGCCATGTCTCCATCGGGGGAGCAGTGTTCGTAATCCACTGCCAAACCAGTATTTTCACAACTTAAGGTTTCAAAGTATCCACGATACACACATTTTGGATTTCCAGTCAAGTGGCCTACTTTAGTAAGGCGTCTTTGACACGTCTACCATTCCTATGGAAGGTAGCAGTTTCCAGTTTAGGCAACTGGGACCTTAGAGCAGGAAACAGGCCAATTCTTACCTCCTGTGTAGAGAAAGGAGCCAGACAGGCCTCCGAAGTAGATGAGAGCCAAGTGTTCCAATTTCAGAGCGGACAAGTAGTAGAGGCAAGCAGCACAGACGCAGCCCAAGGTGTAGAGGAAGACTCCAAATCGAACAACATCCTGGGGCTCCAGAATTCTGTCCACCAAAGTTCTGTCATCACTCTTTTTGTGGTCAATGCCCTTGGAAAAGTCATAGTATGTGTTGACCAAATTGCCGGCCCCGTGCACAGCCAGGACAGCCACTGCACAACCCAACAACAGCCTGGGATCCAGGACACCCTGAGACCTGTAGGCCAAGGCACTGCCCAGGGCCACAGGGGTGAGTGAGGCACTGAAGCTCCAGGGCCTCAGGGCCAACACGTAGGAGGCGCACTTGTGCCTCCAGGATCGTTCAGGAAACCTGTCCTGCTCGGGCCATTCGTTCTTCTGCGGGTCCCCGACCTTGGCTGTCTCTCCTGCCAGGATATTAATCTTCTCCCCCGGGGCCTGTACCGCAGCCATGGAAGCTACACGTGGCTAAAGTCAATTCTAAAAGTGAGCCACTCAAGGGGACCCCCCCAGGACGGAGACAGGCGGGACAGCCTGGCCTGACCTTTCTCTGGTTCCGCCCCGGGTCAGGGTTTGGGAGGCGGGGAAAACTGAAGACAGCAACCAGGCCATGCACCGCCACGGGGCCAGCGGCGCTGCCCGCCCACCTGTCACCTGAGCGAAGCCTGTCTGGGGTCGCTTCCCCCGTGCCACAACTCAATAACGCGCCTCAGCCCGCAACCCCTATCGGGCGGGCGGCGCCGCCATCTTGTGCGTCGGCCTCAGGAGGCCGGCCCGGAAACTCGGACCTGGGGCGGGCAGGGCCCGGTGAAGGCCGGCGAGGGGCGTGGTCGGAGAGGGGTGTGGTCAAAGGCCAGAGCCCGGGTTCAACAAATTAGCTAAAATCAAGTCACTGGAAAGAAGCAGCTGTTTAGCCCTCCTGGGATTTCAGGGCGTGTCGCTTTGCGTTATACTGGGCAGGTTCACTTACTGAAATAAGAAATAAGACTCATTTGTGGTTACCCCAATACATCCTACGTTGAAAGTATTGTGCGCATTGCTGGGCTGGTGGTGCATCCTTATGGCCCTAGAACTTGGGAGACGACGACAGGAAGAGAATTCAAGGACATCCCTTattatatagtgagtttgaagccaactcaAGCTTTGTAAGattatctttttgtttggttttcggttttcaagacaaagtttctcagtgtatgtagccctggctgtcctggaactcacgctgtagaccaggctggccacgaactcagatttacctgcctctgcctcccaggagctgagtaagattaaaggtgtgtgccaccaccaccctgcaaaaaggagatggagaagagggaagggaaggagaaaggaaaggaaatggaagggaagagaggagagaccgaaagaagaaaagagaagtgtTCATAAGCCAAGAGCTTGGAAAAGAAAATGCGGTACTATGTGATGGAACATGTATGTATAGctggaagaaaaagaagtagGAAGCTTTCTGTGTACTAAGATGTAAAGACCTACatggttttttgctttgtttctggagACAGGGCCAGGactgatggctcagcggttaagagcattagctgcCCTTCCAAAGAacagggtttgattcctagcacccccaagagctcacaactgcttgtatctccagttccaggggatctgacccccTATTCTGGCCTTtaaaggcaccaggcatgcatacatgcaagaAGATCACactagatatacatatatacaggcaaaacacctattcATAAAAAATCCAATAATAAAATGGCAGGGgcctatatagctcaggctggctagaAATTGGCAATGTAGCCCATAATGACCTTGAAATTTTGATCCAACCTTGAATCTCCTCCAactccctgagtgctggaattacaagcattcACCCACACTTGGTTTTATGGGGTGCTGGGGATTCCACATGCTAGGCAGATAATCTACtatctgagctacatcccaacccTACACCCTGCAGGCTTTTGTGAACATCCTAACGTGGGAACTGCCCCTGAGTCCTGTGAAAGAACAGCTGGTACTCAACGAGAGTTGAAATGTTGGAGGGAGGGGATGCTGCgatggggatgtaaagtgaattttaaaaaataaatgatcaggaaaaattaaaaaccacaaaaaacccaCACAGATGTTAGgccaggcaaggtggcacatgccttttagtCTAACActccagaggcaagaggatcggtcagttcaaggccagtctggtttacatagtgagttccaggacagttgagGGACTGTCCagtttacatagtgagaccctatcttaaaacaccggaaacaaaacaaacagtgaaAAACCAAGTTGAGGCTGGGCAAGGAGGTGAACACTTGGTAATCCCAGCAGTGGAAGAAGGGGcatggtggggggtgggagtcAGACAGAGACAGGTCACAGATAGGAGGTCCTAAGAAATTCCTTTTATGTCTTTTGTCTGGCATTTAGACAAAACCCAGCATTCCCTCAGGAGCTTGAAGACATAGTTCCTAATTGCTAAAAGGGGTCATTCTTATAAATCTGAGGGCTTCCATTAACATATGACTAAGGTGAGAAGTTAGCCTCTAGGCTCCCTCAGTCCCTACTCAAGAGTCCCCATGGCAGCTCAAGGGCTCCTTTTCCCCCAGGTACACAGTCCCATGTAACCCTGGAGGTCCATTCTTCCCCATCACAGATAGCATCCATCCAGATCATAGAGACCATCCATCGacccagcccaccccaccccgccccacccccatagCTTCTCTCTGCTTTCCCGAGACAGCCTTGGCAGTTggaaataaactttttcttttttcacctaTGGAGCagctattttggtttctttgctgCACCCGTTTCATTCCCTTGAAAGCCAGTCTCACCTGGaactctacatagcaagttttaggccagccagggatgTACAGCAAGgcact encodes:
- the Ubiad1 gene encoding ubiA prenyltransferase domain-containing protein 1 (The RefSeq protein has 1 substitution compared to this genomic sequence), with the translated sequence MAAVQAPGEKINILAGETAKVGDPQKNEWPEQDRLPERSWRHKCASYVLALRPWSFSASLTPVALGSALAYRSQGVLDPRLLLGCAVAVLAVHGAGNLVNTYYDFSKGIDHKKSDDRTLVDRILEPQDVVRFGVFLYTLGCVCAACLYYLSALKLEHLALIYFGGLSGSFLYTGGIGFKYVALGDLVILITFGPLAVMFAYAVQVGSLAIFPLIYAIPLALSTEAILHSNNTRDMESDREAGIVTLAILIGPTFSYVLYNTLLFVPYLIFTILATHCSISLALPLLTIPMAFSLERQFRSQAFNKLPQRTAKLNLLLGLFYVFGIILAPAGSLPRL